In the Bacillota bacterium genome, one interval contains:
- a CDS encoding SEC-C metal-binding domain-containing protein: MDEKRDRPGVPDQARDEHSCVPLRGRRVTPWDFRGVEHGVAFDLVDLLSRLASECGPRRYAPMWASDLGWPLTSGPRLRVPPGRRRRLPARWLLRRIARVMGLECRARDSASWRTPADFVRWAAARLDPVPQDLGDELCWCGSGRPLGSCCAARYRPRRVLARMPAGRRRTAVSVPARAD; this comes from the coding sequence GTGGACGAGAAACGTGACCGGCCAGGTGTGCCTGACCAAGCGCGTGACGAGCATTCTTGTGTCCCCCTCCGGGGCCGGAGAGTAACGCCCTGGGACTTCCGCGGCGTCGAGCACGGGGTGGCCTTTGACCTGGTCGACCTGCTGAGCCGGCTGGCCTCCGAGTGCGGCCCCAGGCGGTACGCGCCAATGTGGGCGTCGGACCTCGGCTGGCCGCTGACGTCCGGCCCCAGGCTGCGCGTTCCGCCCGGCCGCAGGCGGCGGCTCCCTGCCAGGTGGCTCCTCAGGAGGATAGCCCGTGTGATGGGCCTTGAGTGTCGTGCCCGCGACAGCGCGTCTTGGCGCACGCCCGCCGATTTCGTCCGCTGGGCCGCCGCACGCCTCGACCCGGTCCCGCAGGATCTCGGGGACGAGCTTTGCTGGTGTGGCAGCGGCAGACCACTCGGTTCCTGCTGCGCCGCCCGGTACCGTCCCAGGCGCGTTCTCGCGCGGATGCCCGCGGGCAGGCGCCGGACGGCGGTTTCGGTGCCGGCCCGGGCGGACTGA